TCGGGTCGATAACGCCAGCGGCGACGAGATTTTCGTACACGTCGGTGGCCGCGTTGAAGCCCAGCGTTTCGTCGTTGCCGTCGATCAGCTTGCCAGCAACCACAGCGCCGTCATGACCGGCGTTTTCTGCGATCTGGCGAACCGGAGCCTGCAGTGCACGACGGACGATGTCGATGCCGCGGGTCTGGTCGTCGTTGATGCCCGACAGGCCATCAAGCGCCTTGGTGGCATAGAGCAGGGCTGTGCCACCGCCGGGGACAATGCCTTCTTCGACGGCTGCGCGGGTTGCGTGCAGCGCATCGTCGACGCGGTCCTTGCGTTCTTTCACTTCGACTTCGGTGGCGCCGCCGACCTTGATCACGGCAACACCGCCAGCCAGCTTGGCCAGACGTTCCTGCAGCTTTTCACGGTCATAGTCGCTGGTGGTCACTTCGATCTGGGCGCGGATCTGTTCGACGCGGGCCTTGATGTCGTCTGCTGCACCGGCACCGTCGACGATCGTGGTGTTGTCCTTGTCGATCGTGACGCGCTTGGCCTGGCCGAGCATGCCAACCGTGACGTTTTCGAGCTTAATGCCGAGGTCTTCGGAAATCATTTCGCCCTTGGTCAGGATCGCGATGTCCTGCAGCATGGCCTTGCGGCGATCGCCGAAGCCCGGTGCCTTCACGGCAGCGATCTTCAGGCCGCCACGCAGCTTGTTGACCACGAGCGTGGCCAGCGCTTCGCCTTCGATATCTTCAGCGATGATCAACAGCGGACGGCCGCTCTGAACAACAGCTTCGAGGATCGGGAGGAGCGGCTGCAGGTTCGACAGCTTCTTTTCGTGAACCAGGATGAACGGATCGTCGAGTTCGACAGTCATCTTTTCGGGGTTCGTGATGAAGTACGGCGAAAGGTAACCGCGGTCGAACTGCATGCCTTCCACGACATCGAGTTCGAACTCGAGGCCCTTGGCTTCTTCGACGGTGATAACGCCTTCCTTGCCGACCTTTTCCATCGCTTCGGCAATCTTTTCACCGACTTCGGTGTCGCCATTGGCGGAAATGATGCCGACCTGGGCGATTTCCGAGGAACCGGCAACCGGCTTCGAACGGCCCTTGAGATCATCGACGACCTTGCCGACTGCGAGGTCGATACCGCGCTTCAGATCCATCGGGTTCATGCCGGCAGCAACCGACTTCATGCCTTCGCGGACAATGGCCTGCGCCAGAACTGTGGCGGTGGTGGTGCCGTCGCCAGCCGCGTCATTGGCCTTCGAGGCCACTTCGCGGAGCATCTGCGCGCCCATGTTTTCGAACTTGTCCTTCAGTTCGATTTCCTTGGCAACGGACACGCCGTCCTTGGTGATGCGCGGAGCGCCGAAGCTCTTGTCGATCACCACGTTGCGGCCCTTGGGGCCCAGCGTAACCTTTACCGCATTGGCGAGCGTATCGACGCCCTTGAGGATGCGTTCGCGTGCGTCACGCGAAAATTTCACGTCCTTTGCAGCCATGGGAAATATTCCTCTTCAAATGTTATGAATGGGATAAAAAGAAAGTAGAATCAGGCGATTACGCCGAGAATATCGCTTTCTTTCATGATCAGAAGGTCTTCACCGTCAATCTTGACTTCGGTGCCCGACCACTTGCCGAAAAGCACGCGATCGCCAGCCTTGACGTCGAGCGGGGTAACCTTGCCATCATCGGCGCGGGCGCCGGTGCCAACGGCGACGATTTCGCCTTCGCTCGGCTTTTCCTTGGCACTGTCAGGAATGATAATGCCGCCGGCGGTCTTTTCGTCAGCTTCGATGCGACGGACGAGAACGCGGTCGTGCAACGGACGGAATGCCATGTTTATGACCTCTTCCAAAAAGGGTTGACTGTGATTAGCACTCCCTCTTCGAGAGTGCCAGCGGCCGCCATATGGGGCCAGCACTTCACACCGTCAAGTTGTGACCATGAAGATTTTTTATGGCAGTTGCGCGACAAGGTTCAGCCGTTCGCGACCATGCCAACGATAGAGCAGCAGCACCGCGACAACGGCCAAACCGATGGCGAACCCGAACCACACGCCAGCCCCCCTGAGCGGTGTGTGGAACGCCAGCCAGAGCGCGCTGCCCATACCGGGTAGCCAGTATCCGAATATGGCGATCGCCATCGGCACTTTGGTATCCTGCAGCCCACGCAGCGCGCCTGCCACTACGGCCTGTGTGCCATCAAACAACTGGAACAGCGCGCCGATCGCAAGATATTGTACGGCCAGCGATACCAGAACGGCATTGGCCGGGGCGTGAATGTCAACATAGGCCGAAATGACCAGCCTGGGCGCGAACAGCAGCAAACAGGCGGTGACGACTGAAAAGAGCACGCAGACCATGATCGCCGCCCGTCCGGCATGGCCGATTGCCGCCCGGTTGCCTGCACCGAAATGATAGCCGACACGGATTGTTGCCGCCTGACCGACGCCGAAAGGAATCTGGAAAGCAAAGGCCGCGATCTGCAGGGCGATGGTGTGGCTGGCAAGTTCGGCCTTACCAATCCAGCCCATCAGCAATGCGGCACTGCTGAACAGTCCGGCTTCCGCCAGAATGGTCCCCGCGATCGGAAGGCCGATCAGTGTGATTTCCTTCAATCGCTTTGTTTCCGGCCGCCAGAAGCGGCCAAACAGGTAGTAACGGCGAAAACGGCGATCCGCGCACACAACCCCAAGGTAGGCGAGGAACATGCAGACGGAAGTGACGACACTGGCCACGGCCGAGCCATTAAGCCCCATCGCGGGTACGCCGAAACCGCCGAAGACAAACACCCAGTTGGCCAGAATGTTGACGCCGATTGCCGCTGCGGTGATCAGGGTGGCAAATATCGGCCTGCCCATGGCCGCGACAAAGGTACGCAGCACATTGGCCATGATCATGGGGATCATACCCCACATGAGAACCCTGAGAAATCCGCCTGCGAGTTCTGAAATAACCGGGTCCTGCCCGCTTGCCGCGAGCAACGCGCCACCGAAACCGCAAATTGCCATGCCGAACAGGCCGGACAGGACCGCCAGCCACAAAGCCATGCGGACGCTGCGCCGGATTTCGCGCACGGCGTGGCGGCCCTTGCCCAGTTCTGCCGCAATCAACGGGGCGACCGCGCCGGTAAGGCCGGAAAAGGCCCACATCAGCAAGCCGAACAGCGAAATGGAAAGACTGGCAGCCGCAAGCGCATCCTGCCCCAACCGGGCAACGAAAATGACATCAACTGCATGGACGGCCATCTGCAGGAGATTGGCCGCCGCGAGGGGTGCTGCGAGCAGCAGCGTCGCCTTCAGTTCACCGGCAAAGGAAGAGGGTTGGGCTGCAGCAGACATAAGGCGGGCGCGATAGGCCAGCATCGGGGCAGGGGGAAGGGAATAGTTGCGCGCGAGGCCACGGCTGATAAGCGACTGATCTGCACGCTTTATGGGATTTTGCAGTATGGGGATGCCAATGCGCAGGATATTGGGGACGATCGGTTTGTTTTCGGTGGCGCTCACGGGATGTGGTGGAGCCGGGGACAATGCGACTGACGTGGCAGCGCAGGGCAATGACGAAACCGCTACGGACGTCTCCGCTCCTGAACAGGCCGGTATTACGCCGCCACCGGCATTCGCGCAGTGCCGCAGCTGCCATTCCAGCGAACCCGGGAAACATTTGATCGGCCCTTCGCTTGCAGGCATTTACGGTACGAAGGCAGGGGATGTCGCCGGTTTCAACTTCAGTCCTGCGCTGAAGGATTCCGGCCTCGTCTGGGACGATGCCACGCTGGATGCCTATATCAAGGCCCCGCGTCAGATCGTGCCCGGAACGCGCATGACCTATCCGGGTTTGAAGAATGATACCCAGCGCGCGCAAGTGGTGGCTTACCTCAAATCGATCTGACGCCGGGATGCTGCCGCAATGAGAGTGAGGAGTCGCCCTTGAAACTTGGCATTCTCGAAGCCGGACGGCCGCCAGCCACGCTTTCCAGCTATGGCAGCTATGCTGACATGTTTCGTGATCTATTCGGTGCAAATACTTATGAATATAAGGTATTTGATGTTCAGTCGGGTGACTTTCCCGACGATGTGAGTGCATGTCCCGCCTATCTGGTGACCGGTTCCGCCTGCGGCGTCTATGACCACCTGCCATGGATTCCACAGTTGATGGCGTTCTTGCGTAAAGCGAAGGGCAGCGCCGCTCTGGTGGGAATCTGTTTTGGCCATCAGATCATGGCGGAAGCTTTTGGTGGGAAGGTCATACGTTCCCCCAAGGGATGGGGCGCCGGTGCCCAGCGGTACGAGGTGTGGCGTCCGCAACCATGGACCGGCGCGCAGCGCGCGATAACCTTGCCAGCATCGCATCAGGATCAGGTCGTGGCCTTGCCCCCGGGGGCGGCGGTTGTCGCGGGCAACGGATTCGCGCCTTATGGCATGCTGGCCTATAGCGATCAGCCTGCCATATCCCTGCAATTGCATCCGGAATTCAGCCAAGATTATGCCGTGGCCCTGACCGAAATTAAACGTGGGCAAGGCATGCGTGATGAGGATGTCGACCATGCCCTCGTCACGCTCGATCAACCGCTCGATCGTGCGGTGGCCGCCGGATGGATTGGCACGTTTCTGGCTAATGCAGCGGCGTGAACTGTGCCTGCTCCGGCGTCGTGCGCGCGCGGCATGATCCTTCTTTACATTATTAGACCATGGTCTAACTTTCTCTTGTAAATTCAGATTTTCGGGAGAATGTGATGGCGAAGGTACTGGCCGGTAAAGTGGCGATTGTAACGGGCGCGAGCCGGGGCATTGGCGCCGCCATTGCGCGCCGATTTGCGGCGGAAGGAGCCGCGGTCGCCATTGTTGCGCGCACGGCCGAACCGGGCGGAAAACTGCCCGGTTCGCTTGATGAAACCGCGCAACTGATCCGCGCACAGGGCGGGCAGTGTCACACGATCCAGGCCGATCTGGCCGATCCGGAGAGCCGTGGGCGTATCGTGCCCGAAGTGATTGCGCAGTTCGGCAAAGTCGATGTGCTGGTCAACAATGCCGCATGGGCGCGCTTCATCCCGATTTGGGAAGCGACGTCGCGGCAGATGGACCTGGCGTTTCAGATGAACGTCTTTGCGCCGCAGGACCTGTCGCAGCAGGTGTTTCCCCATATGAAGCAGCAGGGGCAGGGGTGGGTGCTCAACATCTCCAGCGCCACGGCCAACATGCCGCCGGCGGCGCCTTATGATCCTGCAGACAGGCTGGTTCAGTTCAACAAGGATGGCCATGCCACGATTTACGGAACCACCAAGGCGGCGTTGAACCGGTTGACGGCCGGATGGGCCGTGGAGCTGGCGGATACGGGCATTGCGGTCAATGCACTGGCACCTGTGGGGGCTGTCGCCAGCGAAGGGGCCCTGTCCGTCGGTGGATGGGATGAGCGCGATCATCTCGAGCCGGTGGAAGCCATGGCGGAAGCCGCCTTGCAGCTTTGCCATAGGCCTGCCCGCGAATTGAGCGGGGAAAGCGTGTGCAGCCTGCCGTTGCTCCATCGCCTTGGCGTGCCCGTTCGCACGTTGGACGGTGCCGCCGAACTGGCATGATCGAGGCGGTGCTGCACGGCACATTGTTCAGCGATGTGCGGGCAAACGAAAAGGGCGGCTCCTTGCGGGGCCGCCCTTCGCATAATCTCTCGAAGAGAGGATCGATTACTTGAGTTCGACGGTGCCGCCGGCTTCTTCGATCTTCTTCTTGATGTCTTCTGCTTCGGTCTTGTTCACGCCTTCCTTGACAGCCTTCGGGGCGCCTTCGACGAGAGCCTTGGCTTCGGTCAGGCCCAGGCCGGTGATGGCGCGGACTTCCTTGATGACCTGAATCTTCTTGCCACCGTCGCCGGTCAGGATGACATCGAATTCGGTCTTTTCTTCAGCAGCTGCACCAGCGTCGCCACCAGCAGCAGGAGCCGCAACAGCAACAGCAGCAGCGGCGCTCACGCCCCACTCTTCTTCAAGAGCCTTGGCGAGTTCAGCTGCTTCGAGGACGGTCAGCTTCGAAAGTTCTTCAACGAGCTTGGCGATATCGGCCATTGTTCAACACTCCAATAAATTGACTGATCGGGGCCCAGTGCATTCTGTCACCCCGGTAATTCGCTTGTGCGTATAACCGCTTACGCTGCTTCTTTGGCGCCGTAGGCACCGAAGACGCGAGCGAGCTTGGCGGCGGGTTCGTTGACGACCCGGGCAATCTTCGTTGCCGGGGCGTTGATGAGACCCACCAGCGTGCCGCGCAGCTCGTCGAGCGAGGGCATCGAGGCGAGAGCCTTGATACCTGCCTGATCGAGCAGCTGCCCGCCCATAGAACCACCAACGATCTCAAGCTTGTCGTTGGTCTTCGCGAAGTCGACCGCAGCCTTGGCTGCCGCAACCGGATCCACCGAGTAGGCGATCGCGGTCGGGCCGGAGAGATATTCCTCCAGGCCTTCGTACTGGGTTTCCTTCAGGGCGAGCTTGGCAAGACGGTTCTTCGCAACCTTGTAGGACGCGCCAACATCACGCATCTTCGAACGCAGATCGGTGGATTGCGCCACCGAAAGGCCGAGGTTGCGGGTGATAACTACCACGCCAACTTCGTTGAAGACCGCGTTGAGCTGGGCGACCGAATCGGCTTTTTGCGAACGATCCATGCCATACTCCTTCACATGTGACCGATCGGGGTTCGTGCCCGAACGGCCGGCTACGTTTGTCCACACCGGAAAACCGGTGCGGGCGAGTCCGTTGAAGGGGAAGGAGGTGCGCCAATGACGCGAAGATGAGGCATCGTACGATGTCTCATGAAAATCTCTTTTCCCCGTCTAGGCCGGAAATTAAGAAGGCCAGATTGCCTTCACCGACTGTCTCGGACGGATGGCCACCAACCCTGACGGGCGAGTGAACCGGGCAGGCCTTTGGCCAAATCGTGCATAATTGTCAACTCATCGCGGCGAATCTTGTGCCAGATTAGGAAATCTGTAAGGCGCGCTGCGGTAACCCGTGCCGGTTCCAGATCGTGAGGTTGGCTTTGTTGAACACTAATGCAAGGCCTGAAATGGCATCACCTGATTCTTCCGGCAATCGTATCCAGAACGGCCTGCGCCTTGCTGTAATCGTGCCCACGTTGAACGAACGGGACAATGTGCAGACCATGATCGCGGCGCTGGATTCGGCGCTGGACGGGATCGCGTGGGAAGCCGTTTTCGTTGACGACAATTCCAGCGACGGCACGCCCGAACTGGTTGAGAGCATTGCCCGCACGCGCGCGAATATCCGGTTGATCCGCCGGATCGGGCGCAAGGGGTTGTCCGCTGCCGTGATCGAAGGGTTTCTCGCTACAGTTGCCCCGGTTGTGGCCGTGGTTGACGCCGATATGCAGCATGATGAGAGCAAACTGGCGGAAATGCTGCGCCGGGTGGAGCAGGGCGGTGCCGAACTGGTCATCGGCACCCGCTATGCGGAAACGGGCGGTACGGGCGACTGGTCGCAAAGCCGCGAACGGATCAGCCGTTTTGCCGGGTGGGTGGCCGACCGGGTAATGCCCCAGAAGCTCAGCGATCCGATGAGCGGGTTCTTCATGATCCGGCGCGATGTGTTCGTTGAGATTGCGCCGAACCTGTCGGCGCTGGGTTTCAAAATATTGCTGGATATCGTGCTGTCTTCCGCGCGGCCGCTGACCGTTTCCGAAGTTCCCTACGAATTTCGCCAGCGCCATGCGGGGGAAAGCAAGCTCGACAGCGCGGTTGCGCTCGAATTTGTTATCCAGATTCTTGATCGTATCTGCGGGCGGTGGATACCGCCCCGGTTGATCCTGTTCGGGATCGTGGGTGCGTTGGGGCTGGTCGTGCATTTGCTGGTGTTGCGTACGTCCATGGGGCTGGGCTTCACGTTCGGTCAGGGGCAGTCGGCGGCGGTGGCCATTGCGATTCTGTTCAATTACGTGCTCAACAACCTCATCACCTATCGTGATATACGCCACAAGACGGCCGGGGCATGGTTCAAGGGGTTGCTTGGCTTCTACCTTGTTTGCGCGGCGGGGGCCGTGGCCAATGTCGGTGTGGGTGTACTGGTCTTTGCTGCTGAACCGCGCTGGTGGCTGGCGGGTATTGCCGGGGTGATCGTGGGATCGCTCTGGAACTACTGCGCTTCGACTTTGCTGGTCTGGCGCAAGAAGTGATCGCCCCCGCGCGGGCATTTGCGGAACAAGGCAGGTTAAACCGGATAATTCCCGTCCTGTTGTTGTTTGCAGCGTTTGCGCTGCGTGTTTGGCAATTTGGAAACCCGCTGATCCAGTCTGACGAACAGTTCTATCTGCTCGTCGGGCAGCGTATGTGGGAAGGCGCGTGGGTCTATAGCGATATCTGGGATCGGAAATCGGTCGGGCTGTTCCTGCTCTATGCCCTGTTCGCGAAGCTGGGTGGCGGGGTCTATGCCTATCAGATTGCCGCCACGCTGTTTGCAGCGGCCACGGCATGGGCGATCGCCTGCATCGCCCGACGCTGGACCTCCGATCGTGCTGCGGCCTGTGCCGGATTGCTCTATCTCGCGGCCTTGAATCTGATTGGTGGCGACGGCGGGCAATCGCCGGTCTTTTACAACTTGCCCATGGTTCTTGCCGCGTGTTGCGTGTTGCGGGTGCTGGAAGAACGCGATCTGCGGCGCGGCATTCTGTTGGGCGCGTTGGCCATGCTCTGTGCGGGTATCGCGCTCCAGATCAAATACACAGCGGTGTTCGAAGGCGTGTTCTTCGGGCTGGTGCTGATGGCCTGGCTTTGGCAGCGAGGGGCGAAGGTGCCAATGGTTCTGGGCGTGGCGGCGGGCTGGGCTGGTATCGCACTTGTGCCAACCGTCGTGCTTCTGGCCGTTTATGCCGCGTCAGGGCGTGGCGATGATTTCATTTATGCGAACTTTGTGTCGTTCTTTGCGCGCGGCGATGTCGGGATCGCGCGTCAATTGGGCCGTCTTGCGCACATCATGCTGATCCTGTCGCCTGTGCTGGCGGCGGCCATGGCGGGCACAGTCATGACCTGGCGCCGGGCTGCCGGTATCTCG
This genomic window from Caenibius tardaugens NBRC 16725 contains:
- the groL gene encoding chaperonin GroEL (60 kDa chaperone family; promotes refolding of misfolded polypeptides especially under stressful conditions; forms two stacked rings of heptamers to form a barrel-shaped 14mer; ends can be capped by GroES; misfolded proteins enter the barrel where they are refolded when GroES binds); amino-acid sequence: MAAKDVKFSRDARERILKGVDTLANAVKVTLGPKGRNVVIDKSFGAPRITKDGVSVAKEIELKDKFENMGAQMLREVASKANDAAGDGTTTATVLAQAIVREGMKSVAAGMNPMDLKRGIDLAVGKVVDDLKGRSKPVAGSSEIAQVGIISANGDTEVGEKIAEAMEKVGKEGVITVEEAKGLEFELDVVEGMQFDRGYLSPYFITNPEKMTVELDDPFILVHEKKLSNLQPLLPILEAVVQSGRPLLIIAEDIEGEALATLVVNKLRGGLKIAAVKAPGFGDRRKAMLQDIAILTKGEMISEDLGIKLENVTVGMLGQAKRVTIDKDNTTIVDGAGAADDIKARVEQIRAQIEVTTSDYDREKLQERLAKLAGGVAVIKVGGATEVEVKERKDRVDDALHATRAAVEEGIVPGGGTALLYATKALDGLSGINDDQTRGIDIVRRALQAPVRQIAENAGHDGAVVAGKLIDGNDETLGFNAATDVYENLVAAGVIDPTKVVRTALQDAASVAGLLITTEAAIAEKPEDKPAMPPMPDMGGMGGMGF
- the groES gene encoding co-chaperone GroES, with the translated sequence MAFRPLHDRVLVRRIEADEKTAGGIIIPDSAKEKPSEGEIVAVGTGARADDGKVTPLDVKAGDRVLFGKWSGTEVKIDGEDLLIMKESDILGVIA
- a CDS encoding MATE family efflux transporter — its product is MSAAAQPSSFAGELKATLLLAAPLAAANLLQMAVHAVDVIFVARLGQDALAAASLSISLFGLLMWAFSGLTGAVAPLIAAELGKGRHAVREIRRSVRMALWLAVLSGLFGMAICGFGGALLAASGQDPVISELAGGFLRVLMWGMIPMIMANVLRTFVAAMGRPIFATLITAAAIGVNILANWVFVFGGFGVPAMGLNGSAVASVVTSVCMFLAYLGVVCADRRFRRYYLFGRFWRPETKRLKEITLIGLPIAGTILAEAGLFSSAALLMGWIGKAELASHTIALQIAAFAFQIPFGVGQAATIRVGYHFGAGNRAAIGHAGRAAIMVCVLFSVVTACLLLFAPRLVISAYVDIHAPANAVLVSLAVQYLAIGALFQLFDGTQAVVAGALRGLQDTKVPMAIAIFGYWLPGMGSALWLAFHTPLRGAGVWFGFAIGLAVVAVLLLYRWHGRERLNLVAQLP
- a CDS encoding c-type cytochrome: MAAQGNDETATDVSAPEQAGITPPPAFAQCRSCHSSEPGKHLIGPSLAGIYGTKAGDVAGFNFSPALKDSGLVWDDATLDAYIKAPRQIVPGTRMTYPGLKNDTQRAQVVAYLKSI
- a CDS encoding glutamine amidotransferase-related protein, which codes for MKLGILEAGRPPATLSSYGSYADMFRDLFGANTYEYKVFDVQSGDFPDDVSACPAYLVTGSACGVYDHLPWIPQLMAFLRKAKGSAALVGICFGHQIMAEAFGGKVIRSPKGWGAGAQRYEVWRPQPWTGAQRAITLPASHQDQVVALPPGAAVVAGNGFAPYGMLAYSDQPAISLQLHPEFSQDYAVALTEIKRGQGMRDEDVDHALVTLDQPLDRAVAAGWIGTFLANAAA
- a CDS encoding SDR family NAD(P)-dependent oxidoreductase, which produces MAKVLAGKVAIVTGASRGIGAAIARRFAAEGAAVAIVARTAEPGGKLPGSLDETAQLIRAQGGQCHTIQADLADPESRGRIVPEVIAQFGKVDVLVNNAAWARFIPIWEATSRQMDLAFQMNVFAPQDLSQQVFPHMKQQGQGWVLNISSATANMPPAAPYDPADRLVQFNKDGHATIYGTTKAALNRLTAGWAVELADTGIAVNALAPVGAVASEGALSVGGWDERDHLEPVEAMAEAALQLCHRPARELSGESVCSLPLLHRLGVPVRTLDGAAELA
- the rplL gene encoding 50S ribosomal protein L7/L12, giving the protein MADIAKLVEELSKLTVLEAAELAKALEEEWGVSAAAAVAVAAPAAGGDAGAAAEEKTEFDVILTGDGGKKIQVIKEVRAITGLGLTEAKALVEGAPKAVKEGVNKTEAEDIKKKIEEAGGTVELK
- the rplJ gene encoding 50S ribosomal protein L10: MDRSQKADSVAQLNAVFNEVGVVVITRNLGLSVAQSTDLRSKMRDVGASYKVAKNRLAKLALKETQYEGLEEYLSGPTAIAYSVDPVAAAKAAVDFAKTNDKLEIVGGSMGGQLLDQAGIKALASMPSLDELRGTLVGLINAPATKIARVVNEPAAKLARVFGAYGAKEAA
- a CDS encoding glycosyltransferase family 2 protein; translated protein: MASPDSSGNRIQNGLRLAVIVPTLNERDNVQTMIAALDSALDGIAWEAVFVDDNSSDGTPELVESIARTRANIRLIRRIGRKGLSAAVIEGFLATVAPVVAVVDADMQHDESKLAEMLRRVEQGGAELVIGTRYAETGGTGDWSQSRERISRFAGWVADRVMPQKLSDPMSGFFMIRRDVFVEIAPNLSALGFKILLDIVLSSARPLTVSEVPYEFRQRHAGESKLDSAVALEFVIQILDRICGRWIPPRLILFGIVGALGLVVHLLVLRTSMGLGFTFGQGQSAAVAIAILFNYVLNNLITYRDIRHKTAGAWFKGLLGFYLVCAAGAVANVGVGVLVFAAEPRWWLAGIAGVIVGSLWNYCASTLLVWRKK
- a CDS encoding ArnT family glycosyltransferase, coding for MAGGYCRGDRGIALELLRFDFAGLAQEVIAPARAFAEQGRLNRIIPVLLLFAAFALRVWQFGNPLIQSDEQFYLLVGQRMWEGAWVYSDIWDRKSVGLFLLYALFAKLGGGVYAYQIAATLFAAATAWAIACIARRWTSDRAAACAGLLYLAALNLIGGDGGQSPVFYNLPMVLAACCVLRVLEERDLRRGILLGALAMLCAGIALQIKYTAVFEGVFFGLVLMAWLWQRGAKVPMVLGVAAGWAGIALVPTVVLLAVYAASGRGDDFIYANFVSFFARGDVGIARQLGRLAHIMLILSPVLAAAMAGTVMTWRRAAGISPAARFCALWLCAAVAGLFLVGDFYDHYALPVLVPAAIGAAALFDAAGRLRWLAYAAVAYAIVAGAWHIAGNRKLYGTGDELAPFVAAVGQKPTGCLYVYQGPSSLYSLTRSCLLTRYTYPSHLSHVKERNALGVSQVDELKRLMAQSPRFVLIAAQAGESNDPDSRAVVMAELHQGYSPAVSAMIGKERFILYRKK